The window ACGTTCGGGGTCGGCCGGGCGGAGCAAGGTCCGGCTGCTCAGTACATGCACCATGTGTCCCGACCCTAGTGGGAGCGTTACCCTCGTCCATGCCCGAGCCGCGCCCGAGATCGGAGAACCGCTCCATGGACACCGCCCACGACGGACTGACCTTCCGTGACGCTGTCGACGCCGACGTGGACGCCCTCGTCTCGCTGATCGAGTCGGCGTACCGGGGGGACTCCAGCCGCACCGGCTGGACCACCGAGGCGGACATCCTGGAGGGGCAGCGGACGGACGCGGAGGGCGTCCTCGCGGTCATCAAGTCGCCGGACAGCCGCCTGCTGGCCGTCGAGCGCGACGGCAGGGTGGTCGCGTGCTGCCAGCTCGAACACCGTGGCACGCACGCCTACTTCGGGATGTTCGCGGTCAGCCCCGCGCTGCAGGGAGCGGGCTTCGGTAAAACGATCATCGCCGAGGCCGAGCGCTTCGCCGGCGAGGTCTGGGGAGCAGAGGAGATGCACATGACCGTGATCTCCGTACGCGAGGACCTCATCGCCTGGTACGAGAGGCGCGGCTACCGCCGTACGGGAGAGATGACTCCCTTCCCGTACGGCGACGAGCGGTTCGGCGTGCCGCAGCGCGACGACCTGCGGTTCGAGCTCCTGGTGAAGCCGCTCGCATAATCGTTACGCCGTGAAGCGGCCGGTGCGCTTGATCTCCGGGTAGTCGGTGGTGGCGCCGTCCAGCTCCAGCGCACGCACCAGACGCAGCTGGTCCTGGGTGTTCACGACCCAGCCGATGATCCGCAGGTCCGCCTTGCGCGCGCGCTCGACGATCTCCAGGGTCAGCCGACGGATGTTCAGTACGAGACTCGTGGCGCCGACCGCGGTCGCCCGCTCGACGACATCGATGCCATAGCGGCTGGCGACCAGCGCCGTACGGACGCCGGGGACGAGCCGCGCGATCTCGGCGACGGCCTCGTCGTGGAACGACAGGACCTCGACCCTGCCGACGAGGTCGCGCCGGTTCATGACCTCGGCCAGCGCCCGGGCCGCGGCGACGTCCTTGATCTCGGCCTGGAGCGGGGCCGTGACGGCGTCCAGGACCTCCTCGAACACGGGGATGCGCTCACCGCGGCCCGCGTCCAGCGCGCGGAGCTCGGCGAGGGTCTTCTCGGCGATCGGTCCCGAACCGTCGGTCGTCCGGTCCACGTCGGCGTCGTGCATGACGACGAGCGCGCCGTCCTTGCTCAGGTGCAGATCCAGCTCGATCAGGTCGAGGCCCGCCTGCTGGGCGGCGATGAAGGAACGGAGGGTGTTCTCGGGTTCGACACCCATGATTCCGCGATGACCGATGGTGAGGAAGTTCAAGGGGGTGACTCCGCTTCCGTCGACGGCGGCTCGGTTGCCGCGTGCTGTGGTCCCGTGGCCACGCGGCAAGGCCGCAGCCTAGTGGCCCCGCCCGGCGTCGGACCCGCCCCGGTGGCCG of the Streptomyces aurantiacus genome contains:
- a CDS encoding GNAT family N-acetyltransferase; protein product: MDTAHDGLTFRDAVDADVDALVSLIESAYRGDSSRTGWTTEADILEGQRTDAEGVLAVIKSPDSRLLAVERDGRVVACCQLEHRGTHAYFGMFAVSPALQGAGFGKTIIAEAERFAGEVWGAEEMHMTVISVREDLIAWYERRGYRRTGEMTPFPYGDERFGVPQRDDLRFELLVKPLA
- a CDS encoding glycerophosphodiester phosphodiesterase, producing the protein MNFLTIGHRGIMGVEPENTLRSFIAAQQAGLDLIELDLHLSKDGALVVMHDADVDRTTDGSGPIAEKTLAELRALDAGRGERIPVFEEVLDAVTAPLQAEIKDVAAARALAEVMNRRDLVGRVEVLSFHDEAVAEIARLVPGVRTALVASRYGIDVVERATAVGATSLVLNIRRLTLEIVERARKADLRIIGWVVNTQDQLRLVRALELDGATTDYPEIKRTGRFTA